A genomic window from Lotus japonicus ecotype B-129 chromosome 1, LjGifu_v1.2 includes:
- the LOC130727717 gene encoding protein BRASSINAZOLE-RESISTANT 1 produces the protein MPSDGATSAATNRRKPSWRERENNRRRERRRRAIAAKIYTGLRAQGNYNLPKHCDNNEVLKALCAEAGWTVEEDGTTYRKGSNAAAGGGAGDGAGTSTRNTPFSSQNPSPLSSSFPSPIPSYQVSPTSSSFPSPSRLDASNLYPYMRNVFPASLPPLRISNSAPVTPPLSSPTSRNNPKPIPTWDSIAKASMAAASFNHPLFAASAPASPSHRHLYTPPTIPECDESDSSTVESGQWLNFQAFAPFAPSPPSGMQMSPTFNFIKPVMRQQQNMPDSRDQEMRSSEADFGVQVKPWVGERIHEVGLDDLELTLGSGKAPS, from the exons ATGCCTTCGGACGGAGCAACTTCGGCGGCGACGAATCGGCGGAAGCCGTCGTGGAGGGAGAGGGAGAATAACCGGAGGAGGGAGCGGCGTCGGAGAGCCATCGCGGCGAAGATTTACACCGGGCTTAGGGCTCAGGGGAATTACAACTTGCCTAAGCACTGTGACAACAACGAGGTTCTGAAGGCTCTCTGTGCTGAAGCTGGTTGGACTGTTGAAGAAGATGGCACCACCTATCGCAAG GGATCTAATGCAGCAGCAGGAGGAGGTGCAGGTGACGGTGCAGGAACCTCCACCAGAAACACCCCATTCTCTTCACAAAATCCAAGTCCTCTTTCATCATCATTTCCCAGCCCAATCCCTTCCTACCAAGTTAGCCCCACCTCTTCGTCATTTCCAAGCCCTTCTCGTTTGGATGCCAGCAACCTCTATCCATACATGAGGAATGTGTTTCCGGCGTCTCTACCTCCTTTGAGAATATCAAACAGTGCCCCTGTGACGCCACCCCTGTCTTCCCCGACCTCGAGGAACAATCCGAAACCAATTCCTACATGGGACTCAATTGCCAAGGCATCCATGGCAGCAGCATCCTTCAATCATCCTCTGTTTGCTGCTTCTGCTCCTGCTAGCCCCTCGCACCGACACCTTTATACCCCGCCTACTATACCCGAATGTGATGAGTCTGACTCCTCCACTGTTGAGTCTGGTCAGTGGTTGAACTTCCAAGCGTTCGCGCCCTTCGCACCTTCTCCTCCATCTGGGATGCAAATGTCTCCAACTTTTAACTTTATTAAACCTGTGATGAGGCAGCAGCAAAACATGCCTGATAGCAGGGATCAAGAGATGAGAAGTTCAGAGGCAGATTTTGGGGTACAGGTGAAGCCTTGGGTTGGGGAGAGGATTCATGAGGTGGGGTTGGATGATTTGGAGCTCACTCTTGGAAGCGGGAAGGCGCCTAGTTAG
- the LOC130727718 gene encoding uncharacterized protein LOC130727718 isoform X2 — protein sequence MPAVHSFSKPAAEPRTGIEEAAKRKKEKENLQKNPQQQQQQQRLRKQVVQEISDSIVVRCNNVSLDSTCSSDSCSSKSMSVKKVNSTTKTSNASATSRRRNARCTGFKPARVVPDAAAVSPPSNASAPPKKCDWITPNSDPLYSAFHDEEWGVPVVHDDRKLFELLVFSQALAEHTWPSILSHRDMFRHLFENFAPSSIAQFTEKELLTPKINGKPLLSEPKLRAIVENAKQLLKVQQEFGSFSNYCWRFVSHKPIRNEFRYGRQVPVKTPKAELISKDMMRRGFQCVGPTVVYSFMQVAGLVNDHLVTCFRFHECSNVTLKNEFKTEVKEKKVENETVNLTKIQ from the exons ATGCCCGCAGTTCACTCTTTCTCTAAACCGGCTGCTGAACCGCGAACCGGAATCGAAGAGGCCGCGAAACgcaagaaggagaaggagaaccTGCAGAAAAATccgcaacaacaacaacaacaacaacgtcTGAGAAAGCAGGTAGTGCAGGAAATCTCTGACTCCATTGTTGTACGATGTAACAACGTGTCTTTGGACAGCACGTGCTCCTCGGATTCATGTTCCAGTAAGTCCATGTCGGTCAAAAAAGTCAACTCAACAACAAAGACCTCAAATGCAAGTGCAACTAGTAGGAGGAGGAACGCGAGGTGCACTGGGTTTAAGCCGGCGAGGGTTGTGCCGGATGCAGCTGCAGTGTCTCCGCCTTCCAACGCCTCAGCACCGCCCAAGAAGTGTGATTGGATCACACCTAATTCCG ACCCACTGTATAGTGCTTTCCATGATGAAGAATGGGGTGTTCCAGTCGTCCATGATGATAGAAAGCTATTTGAGCTTCTAGTCTTCTCACAAGCATTAGCAGAACACACTTGGCCATCAATTCTTAGCCACAGAGACATGTTCAGGCAT CTTTTTGAAAACTTTGCTCCATCGTCAATTGCTCAGTTTACTGAGAAGGAGTTGCTAACACCGAAAATAAACGGCAAGCCATTGTTATCAGAACCAAAGCTCCGCGCCATTGTCGAAAATGCTAAACAATTACTTAAG GTCCAGCAGGAGTTTGGTTCATTCAGCAATTATTGCTGGAGATTTGTTAGCCACAAACCAATAAGAAATGAATTTCGGTATGGACGACAAGTACCTGTGAAGACTCCAAAAGCAGAACTCATTAGCAAGGACATGATGCGGAGGGGTTTCCAATGTGTGGGACCAACGGTAGTTTATTCATTCATGCAAGTAGCAGGACTCGTAAATGATCACCTAGTAACATGTTTCAGGTTCCATGAATGCAGCAATGTGACTCTCAAAAACGAATTCAAAACAGAGGTTAAGGAGAAAAAGGTAGAAAATGAAACTGTGAATTTGACAAAGATTCAGTGA
- the LOC130727718 gene encoding uncharacterized protein LOC130727718 isoform X1: protein MPAVHSFSKPAAEPRTGIEEAAKRKKEKENLQKNPQQQQQQQRLRKQVVQEISDSIVVRCNNVSLDSTCSSDSCSSKSMSVKKVNSTTKTSNASATSRRRNARCTGFKPARVVPDAAAVSPPSNASAPPKKCDWITPNSDPLYSAFHDEEWGVPVVHDDRKLFELLVFSQALAEHTWPSILSHRDMFRKLFENFAPSSIAQFTEKELLTPKINGKPLLSEPKLRAIVENAKQLLKVQQEFGSFSNYCWRFVSHKPIRNEFRYGRQVPVKTPKAELISKDMMRRGFQCVGPTVVYSFMQVAGLVNDHLVTCFRFHECSNVTLKNEFKTEVKEKKVENETVNLTKIQ, encoded by the exons ATGCCCGCAGTTCACTCTTTCTCTAAACCGGCTGCTGAACCGCGAACCGGAATCGAAGAGGCCGCGAAACgcaagaaggagaaggagaaccTGCAGAAAAATccgcaacaacaacaacaacaacaacgtcTGAGAAAGCAGGTAGTGCAGGAAATCTCTGACTCCATTGTTGTACGATGTAACAACGTGTCTTTGGACAGCACGTGCTCCTCGGATTCATGTTCCAGTAAGTCCATGTCGGTCAAAAAAGTCAACTCAACAACAAAGACCTCAAATGCAAGTGCAACTAGTAGGAGGAGGAACGCGAGGTGCACTGGGTTTAAGCCGGCGAGGGTTGTGCCGGATGCAGCTGCAGTGTCTCCGCCTTCCAACGCCTCAGCACCGCCCAAGAAGTGTGATTGGATCACACCTAATTCCG ACCCACTGTATAGTGCTTTCCATGATGAAGAATGGGGTGTTCCAGTCGTCCATGATGATAGAAAGCTATTTGAGCTTCTAGTCTTCTCACAAGCATTAGCAGAACACACTTGGCCATCAATTCTTAGCCACAGAGACATGTTCAG GAAGCTTTTTGAAAACTTTGCTCCATCGTCAATTGCTCAGTTTACTGAGAAGGAGTTGCTAACACCGAAAATAAACGGCAAGCCATTGTTATCAGAACCAAAGCTCCGCGCCATTGTCGAAAATGCTAAACAATTACTTAAG GTCCAGCAGGAGTTTGGTTCATTCAGCAATTATTGCTGGAGATTTGTTAGCCACAAACCAATAAGAAATGAATTTCGGTATGGACGACAAGTACCTGTGAAGACTCCAAAAGCAGAACTCATTAGCAAGGACATGATGCGGAGGGGTTTCCAATGTGTGGGACCAACGGTAGTTTATTCATTCATGCAAGTAGCAGGACTCGTAAATGATCACCTAGTAACATGTTTCAGGTTCCATGAATGCAGCAATGTGACTCTCAAAAACGAATTCAAAACAGAGGTTAAGGAGAAAAAGGTAGAAAATGAAACTGTGAATTTGACAAAGATTCAGTGA